In the genome of Deinococcus deserti VCD115, one region contains:
- a CDS encoding alpha/beta hydrolase, producing the protein MAVSVQGQQVTFTPPAGAAGLIGDMTDWRKRPPLPVEAGQPITLTLPRGAWVEYAWVDAAGDAFADPDNDQRSLNPWWPYPRAAVVGDYVRHPLWQLPDATQRGTSHRLSWDGEVFHGKRRVIVHTPYGYAGGPLPVYYVQDGVAFYRTGRLGELMDRAVEAGLASGAALVFVEPVDRNIEYYLNDHYLDFLTQEVFPRVEGPLVQASTRGLWGASLGGLISLHLGRSHPELFSRVVSHSGAFIARPGARTKDGGIDTTGAGEWLLTQLQAQPPRHLRLSLDTGVLEWLTGPNRRMAGLLADLGLEHQYREYPSGHNWITWREALPEAFLYMQGT; encoded by the coding sequence ATGGCCGTATCGGTGCAGGGACAACAGGTGACATTCACGCCTCCGGCAGGGGCTGCCGGGCTGATCGGAGATATGACCGACTGGCGCAAGCGACCTCCGCTTCCCGTCGAGGCAGGACAGCCCATCACGCTGACGCTGCCACGCGGCGCATGGGTGGAATATGCGTGGGTGGACGCGGCAGGTGACGCATTTGCCGATCCCGACAATGACCAGCGCAGCCTGAATCCCTGGTGGCCGTACCCGCGCGCTGCTGTCGTGGGCGATTACGTCCGCCATCCGCTGTGGCAGCTTCCGGACGCCACGCAGCGCGGGACCTCGCACCGTCTGTCCTGGGACGGCGAGGTGTTTCACGGCAAGCGGCGCGTGATCGTGCACACCCCATACGGTTACGCGGGCGGGCCGCTGCCGGTGTATTACGTGCAGGACGGCGTGGCCTTTTACCGTACTGGCCGGCTGGGCGAACTGATGGACCGGGCTGTGGAGGCCGGACTGGCGTCGGGCGCCGCGCTGGTGTTTGTGGAGCCGGTGGACCGCAACATCGAGTACTACCTCAATGACCACTACCTGGACTTCCTGACCCAGGAAGTATTTCCACGGGTCGAAGGGCCGCTGGTCCAGGCCTCTACACGGGGTCTGTGGGGGGCGAGCCTGGGGGGGCTGATCAGCCTGCATCTGGGACGCAGCCACCCGGAGCTGTTCTCACGGGTGGTCAGCCACAGCGGCGCCTTTATCGCCCGGCCCGGCGCCCGCACGAAAGACGGCGGAATCGACACGACGGGTGCTGGCGAGTGGCTGCTTACGCAGCTGCAGGCGCAGCCTCCCCGGCATCTGCGCCTGAGCCTGGATACCGGCGTCCTCGAGTGGCTGACTGGTCCCAACCGCCGCATGGCAGGCCTGCTGGCCGACCTGGGGCTGGAGCACCAGTACCGCGAATACCCCAGCGGCCACAACTGGATCACCTGGCGCGAAGCCCTGCCCGAAGCCTTCCTGTACATGCAGGGAACCTGA
- a CDS encoding AAA family ATPase: MTPALHLLVGLPGAGKTTLARELETQYAALRLTPDEWMLPLFGAGEFWKKRAVLERDLF; encoded by the coding sequence GTGACGCCGGCCCTGCATCTGCTCGTAGGTCTTCCTGGAGCGGGAAAGACTACTCTGGCCCGTGAGCTGGAAACGCAGTACGCCGCGCTGCGGCTGACGCCGGACGAGTGGATGCTGCCTTTGTTCGGGGCAGGTGAATTCTGGAAAAAGCGTGCTGTTCTGGAACGTGACCTGTTCTGA
- the ruvX gene encoding Holliday junction resolvase RuvX produces the protein MTVPPDSQDVVLALDVSKSRIGFAVNLGQLAFGRGSVDRKRLPLDLKAVRLKVEETGATLLLLGLPLRTDGAPSPTADRVRAFGRVLTDKGYRVAYQDERFTTRRARELGAADEDEAAAVQILELYLMGRHGAGPA, from the coding sequence ATGACGGTACCCCCGGACTCTCAGGACGTCGTTCTGGCCTTGGACGTCAGCAAGTCCCGGATCGGCTTTGCCGTGAACCTGGGCCAGCTGGCCTTCGGGCGTGGCAGCGTGGACCGCAAAAGGCTGCCGCTGGACCTCAAGGCCGTGAGGCTGAAAGTCGAGGAAACCGGCGCGACCCTGCTGCTGCTGGGCCTGCCGCTGCGTACCGATGGGGCTCCCAGCCCCACCGCCGACCGGGTCCGCGCCTTTGGACGGGTCCTGACCGACAAGGGTTACCGCGTGGCCTACCAGGACGAGCGCTTCACCACCCGGCGCGCGCGGGAACTGGGAGCTGCCGACGAGGACGAGGCAGCAGCCGTGCAGATTCTGGAGCTGTACCTGATGGGCCGCCATGGCGCGGGTCCTGCCTAG
- a CDS encoding PD40 domain-containing protein: MRRLLSLLAAATISVSAAATLPSQQVLSGTCCPGAVWTPDSKALLFLDGPPARPATGIYQVPATGGSVTRRFSSVAFFSPKLAWAVRPGNGDATTLERLSDGRRFTLPTRGADVTWTRAETRLAYTRSDTTGNFDRRLSRVYVADVFGAPRQVATLYGGGVSGWINDTTLLLSGKAQPGVRDRELFTLDIRNGARRTLGQALSFRGVSLSPDGAWVVYYVAFDSKARNGLWIRPTAGGAARKLDAFGAYRWRDAGRLLLIPLQPDGSPHVLREYRMRENAWRTLGDLGDQVRQGDWSVSPDGQRMAYLSARNGNVRVLNLP; encoded by the coding sequence ATGAGACGGCTACTGAGCCTGCTGGCAGCCGCCACCATTTCGGTCTCGGCGGCCGCTACGTTGCCTTCGCAGCAGGTGCTGAGTGGCACCTGCTGCCCGGGAGCCGTGTGGACCCCGGACTCCAAGGCGCTCCTGTTTCTGGATGGCCCTCCGGCACGTCCGGCCACAGGGATCTATCAGGTTCCGGCCACGGGGGGTTCCGTGACACGCCGGTTTTCCAGCGTGGCCTTTTTTTCTCCAAAACTGGCTTGGGCGGTGCGACCCGGCAACGGGGACGCCACCACACTGGAGCGGCTGTCGGACGGCCGGCGGTTTACCCTGCCCACCCGCGGAGCAGATGTCACCTGGACCCGCGCTGAGACCCGGCTGGCCTACACCCGCAGTGACACCACCGGCAACTTTGACCGCCGCCTGAGCCGGGTGTACGTGGCAGACGTGTTTGGCGCGCCGCGGCAGGTGGCGACGCTCTACGGCGGCGGCGTGAGCGGCTGGATCAACGACACCACCCTGCTGCTCAGCGGCAAGGCTCAGCCGGGCGTACGCGACCGCGAACTGTTTACGCTGGACATCCGCAACGGCGCGCGCCGGACCCTGGGTCAGGCCCTGTCGTTCCGGGGCGTCAGCCTGAGTCCCGATGGTGCCTGGGTCGTGTATTACGTGGCCTTTGATTCCAAGGCCCGCAACGGGCTGTGGATCCGCCCCACTGCTGGGGGCGCTGCCCGGAAGCTCGACGCCTTTGGAGCCTACCGCTGGCGGGACGCAGGACGCCTGCTGCTGATTCCACTGCAGCCCGACGGCTCGCCGCACGTACTGCGCGAATACCGTATGCGTGAAAACGCCTGGCGCACGCTGGGTGACCTGGGCGATCAGGTGCGCCAGGGTGACTGGAGTGTCAGCCCGGATGGTCAGAGGATGGCTTATCTGAGTGCCAGGAATGGAAACGTACGGGTGCTGAACCTGCCCTGA
- a CDS encoding peptidase C39 family protein, with amino-acid sequence MRKALVLALSLLGSAEALTMTYPHSTTVIHERGTDWTGAELKGVQLRGDVLGLAPGASSGTLTGKPVSVPAFDELVPSWNARTGHSGSVTVEVRAQQSGAWSRWYSFGTWSSAEGRSSQNGQKDASGQILTDTLRLTGKGSAYQYRVTLRGSGTEVRLLAFNTTERARRSAALGQAGNRQAWGKIVDVPQRSQMIYEGGGEVWCSPTSVSMILAGYGKDISVPQAARGMYDRAYDGTGNWPFNTAYAGEHGMRAFVTRLPSLAAAEKFTAAGLPLAVSLGWKKGELPGAPLTSSAGHLMVLAGFDAKGNPVLNDPAAPGNDTVRRTYPRAAFEKLWLDHSGGITYVITPQGTRLP; translated from the coding sequence ATGCGCAAAGCCCTTGTCCTGGCGCTGTCCTTGCTGGGCAGCGCGGAGGCCCTCACCATGACCTATCCCCATTCCACCACTGTTATTCATGAGCGCGGTACCGACTGGACCGGGGCCGAGCTCAAAGGGGTGCAGCTGCGTGGCGACGTCCTGGGCCTGGCGCCCGGGGCCAGCAGCGGCACACTGACAGGAAAGCCCGTCAGCGTTCCCGCCTTCGATGAACTGGTGCCTTCCTGGAATGCCCGCACCGGGCACAGTGGCAGCGTGACCGTCGAGGTGCGCGCACAGCAAAGCGGCGCGTGGTCACGCTGGTACTCCTTTGGCACCTGGAGCAGCGCCGAAGGTCGCAGCAGCCAGAACGGCCAGAAGGACGCCAGCGGGCAGATTCTGACCGATACCCTGCGCCTGACGGGCAAGGGCTCGGCGTATCAGTACCGTGTGACCCTGCGCGGCAGCGGCACCGAGGTTCGTCTGCTGGCCTTTAACACCACCGAACGGGCGCGGCGCAGCGCCGCCCTGGGGCAGGCTGGAAACCGTCAGGCCTGGGGCAAGATCGTGGATGTGCCGCAGCGCTCCCAGATGATCTATGAGGGTGGCGGTGAGGTCTGGTGCAGCCCCACGAGTGTCAGCATGATTCTGGCTGGGTATGGCAAGGACATCAGTGTCCCGCAGGCCGCACGTGGCATGTACGACCGGGCGTATGACGGGACCGGTAACTGGCCGTTCAATACCGCGTATGCCGGCGAGCACGGCATGCGGGCCTTCGTGACGCGGCTGCCCAGCCTGGCGGCAGCTGAGAAGTTCACGGCCGCCGGCCTGCCGCTGGCTGTCAGCCTGGGCTGGAAAAAAGGCGAGCTGCCCGGCGCTCCGCTGACCAGCAGCGCCGGACACCTGATGGTCCTGGCAGGCTTTGACGCCAAGGGCAACCCCGTGCTCAATGATCCTGCTGCGCCCGGCAACGACACGGTGCGCCGCACCTACCCCCGCGCCGCGTTTGAAAAGCTGTGGCTGGATCACAGCGGGGGCATTACCTACGTCATTACCCCCCAGGGCACCCGGCTGCCCTGA
- a CDS encoding pilus assembly FimT family protein translates to MINHGFSLIEALIVVAMVGILAAVGLSSYARWRASSTVLEAAQQFAQAVTTTRTGAKRTNTCWQIRLSAPLSGATSYEISRFPHHTCSGTPTQEQTYALPQGTMIRLTGAASAGTNNVNFTPPYATTDPAPNTYVAQWRAKPSIQRTVRVTSILGKVVVK, encoded by the coding sequence ATGATCAATCACGGCTTTTCCCTGATTGAGGCGCTGATCGTGGTGGCGATGGTCGGCATTCTGGCTGCAGTGGGTTTGAGCAGTTACGCCCGCTGGCGCGCGAGCAGCACTGTGCTGGAAGCCGCGCAGCAGTTCGCGCAGGCAGTCACCACCACGCGCACCGGAGCCAAACGCACGAACACCTGCTGGCAGATCCGCCTGAGTGCGCCGCTGTCCGGCGCCACCAGCTATGAAATCAGCCGCTTCCCGCACCACACCTGCAGCGGCACCCCCACGCAGGAACAGACCTATGCCCTGCCGCAGGGCACCATGATCCGGTTAACCGGAGCGGCCAGCGCAGGAACCAACAACGTCAACTTCACCCCGCCCTATGCCACCACCGATCCTGCACCCAATACCTATGTCGCGCAGTGGCGGGCCAAGCCCAGTATTCAGCGCACCGTCCGCGTGACCAGCATCCTCGGAAAGGTGGTGGTCAAGTGA
- a CDS encoding type IV pilus modification PilV family protein, whose translation MRDRTCGFSLVEVLVALAIFSVVSAAVLALFPSIFQLNSQTRADQSVTIAARHYLERVRTQYSTQSGFDAATLPAAPAADTLNNYTCTPAVSTRPIPALADGQIKRVTLSCSHASQPTLTFVLDFGRPL comes from the coding sequence GTGAGGGACCGGACCTGTGGTTTCAGCCTGGTTGAGGTGCTGGTGGCGCTCGCCATCTTTTCCGTCGTGTCGGCCGCGGTGCTGGCGCTGTTTCCTTCAATTTTCCAGCTGAACAGCCAGACCCGCGCCGATCAGTCCGTGACCATTGCAGCCAGGCATTACCTGGAGCGGGTACGCACCCAGTACAGCACCCAGAGCGGTTTCGATGCTGCCACACTGCCTGCCGCCCCGGCAGCCGACACCCTGAACAACTACACCTGCACGCCTGCGGTCAGCACCCGGCCCATTCCGGCCCTGGCCGACGGGCAGATCAAACGCGTGACCCTTTCCTGCTCCCATGCGAGCCAGCCCACCCTGACCTTTGTGCTGGACTTCGGCCGGCCCCTGTGA
- a CDS encoding long-chain fatty acid--CoA ligase — MQGNMMDVQLTIPTILERMRTQYAGREVVSLMVAGRDEKGQPIPHKHRTTYGAVADRALRLASAMQGLGLNPGDRVATLCVNSFRHLEAYMGVPSAGLVLHTVNIRLHPEQVVWILNHAEDRVLIIENVFAAMIPAIRAACPQIERVFVMGPLPQAIPGAEDYDAFVMAHEPLARYPDLEENAPAAMCYTSGTTGNPKGVIYTHRSTVLHSLASAPKDALGVSEADSVLAIVPMFHVNAWGLPYTCAMYGAKQVFAGVFSDGPSIARLLQEEEVTITAGVPTIWMGLLAELDRAKAEGTPYDLSRLQTLISGGSASPESMLRAFEDRHGLRMLQAWGMTETHPLGTASNVPVGVDPTSDEGYALRAKQGRAVPLVELALLSDDGQLLPHDGKTMGRLIIRAPWVASSYFKGEGQSNFFTLDDGKLWFDTGDIVTIDERGFMHIQDRAKDLIKSGGEWISSVDLENAIMAHPAVAQCAVIAMDDPKWDERPLAVVVPRPGQTVSHEELVEFITPKFARWWLPDATVITESLPIGATGKFLKRELRDQYRGYKAGSQATSDA, encoded by the coding sequence ATGCAGGGCAACATGATGGACGTTCAGCTGACGATTCCCACCATTCTGGAGCGCATGCGCACGCAATATGCCGGGCGCGAGGTCGTCAGTCTGATGGTGGCCGGGCGTGACGAGAAGGGCCAGCCGATTCCCCACAAGCACCGCACGACCTACGGGGCCGTGGCCGACCGGGCCCTGCGCCTGGCCAGTGCCATGCAGGGCCTGGGTCTGAATCCTGGTGACCGCGTGGCCACCCTGTGCGTGAATTCCTTCCGGCACCTGGAGGCCTACATGGGTGTGCCCAGCGCCGGGCTCGTGCTGCACACGGTGAATATCCGCCTGCACCCCGAGCAGGTCGTGTGGATCCTGAACCACGCCGAGGACCGTGTGCTGATCATCGAGAACGTGTTTGCGGCGATGATCCCCGCCATCCGCGCAGCCTGCCCGCAGATCGAGCGGGTGTTTGTGATGGGTCCTCTCCCGCAGGCCATTCCGGGCGCGGAAGACTACGACGCCTTTGTGATGGCGCACGAACCACTCGCGCGTTACCCCGACCTTGAGGAGAACGCTCCGGCAGCCATGTGCTACACGTCGGGCACCACCGGCAACCCCAAAGGCGTGATCTACACGCACCGCAGCACCGTGCTGCACTCACTGGCCAGTGCCCCCAAGGACGCACTGGGAGTAAGCGAGGCCGACAGCGTGCTGGCCATTGTGCCCATGTTCCACGTCAACGCCTGGGGCCTGCCCTACACCTGTGCCATGTACGGCGCCAAGCAGGTGTTTGCCGGGGTCTTCAGCGACGGGCCCAGCATCGCGCGGCTCTTGCAGGAAGAAGAGGTCACCATCACGGCCGGTGTGCCGACCATCTGGATGGGCCTGCTGGCCGAACTCGACCGCGCCAAGGCAGAGGGCACGCCCTACGACCTGAGCCGCCTGCAGACCCTGATTTCCGGTGGCAGCGCCTCACCGGAAAGCATGCTCCGCGCCTTCGAGGACCGCCACGGCCTTCGTATGCTGCAGGCCTGGGGCATGACCGAAACCCACCCGCTGGGCACAGCCAGCAACGTGCCGGTGGGCGTGGATCCCACCAGCGATGAGGGCTACGCACTGCGCGCCAAACAGGGCCGCGCAGTGCCGCTGGTCGAACTGGCGCTGCTCAGCGATGACGGACAGCTGCTGCCTCACGACGGCAAGACCATGGGCCGCCTGATCATCCGCGCTCCCTGGGTAGCCAGCAGCTACTTCAAGGGCGAGGGCCAGTCCAACTTCTTTACCCTGGACGATGGCAAGCTGTGGTTCGACACCGGCGACATCGTCACGATCGACGAACGCGGCTTCATGCACATTCAGGACCGCGCCAAGGACCTGATCAAATCCGGCGGCGAGTGGATCAGCTCGGTGGACCTGGAAAACGCCATCATGGCCCACCCGGCTGTGGCCCAGTGCGCCGTGATCGCCATGGACGATCCCAAGTGGGACGAGCGCCCGCTGGCCGTCGTGGTGCCCCGGCCAGGCCAGACCGTGAGCCATGAGGAGCTGGTCGAGTTCATCACCCCGAAGTTCGCCCGCTGGTGGCTGCCGGACGCCACCGTGATCACCGAGAGTCTGCCGATCGGCGCAACCGGCAAGTTCCTGAAACGTGAACTGCGCGACCAGTACCGCGGTTATAAGGCCGGCAGTCAGGCCACCAGCGACGCCTGA
- a CDS encoding DUF4242 domain-containing protein, with the protein MTERDLPGITMDQLGAAQAAVIGESQRASEAGTPVRYLRSMYVPGDNRCACLFEANSADDVCRVNDAAGVPYTRVVEAHDLPSPQS; encoded by the coding sequence ATGACCGAACGCGACCTTCCCGGAATCACGATGGACCAGCTGGGTGCCGCCCAGGCTGCGGTGATTGGCGAAAGTCAGCGCGCAAGCGAGGCGGGGACGCCGGTACGTTACCTGCGGAGTATGTACGTTCCAGGCGATAACCGCTGTGCCTGCCTGTTTGAGGCCAACAGTGCTGATGACGTCTGCCGTGTGAACGACGCTGCTGGTGTGCCCTACACCCGGGTGGTCGAAGCACACGATCTGCCGTCTCCGCAGTCCTGA
- a CDS encoding enoyl-CoA hydratase-related protein encodes MTEAVLLTETNAGVRTLTLNRPEKLNAANDALLLALTEAIAEADGDASVRVIVLTGSGRGFCAGQDLGDVSGRNMTFTEHLNHTYNPLIRAIRSCGKPVISAVNGVAAGAGASLALAGDVRLWARSAALIEIFSNIALVPDSGSTWFLPRLVGYHRAFELMALAEKVRSDEALRLGLCEHVFPDETFHQEVQAYAERLAARPANALKLTKQALNAAMTTTLDVALDREAELQQVAGDHWEHEEGVTAFKEKRAPDFRREYE; translated from the coding sequence ATGACTGAAGCTGTGCTCCTGACCGAAACGAATGCTGGTGTGCGCACCCTGACCCTCAACCGTCCCGAGAAGCTCAACGCTGCCAACGACGCCCTGCTGCTGGCCCTGACCGAAGCTATTGCCGAAGCAGACGGGGATGCGTCCGTGCGGGTCATTGTGCTGACCGGCTCAGGACGGGGCTTTTGCGCCGGGCAGGATCTGGGCGACGTTTCGGGCCGCAACATGACCTTTACCGAGCACCTGAACCACACCTACAACCCCTTGATCCGGGCCATCCGGAGCTGTGGCAAACCGGTGATCAGTGCGGTCAACGGGGTGGCGGCGGGTGCTGGAGCCAGCCTGGCGCTGGCTGGAGACGTGAGGCTATGGGCGCGCTCGGCCGCTCTGATCGAGATTTTTTCCAATATTGCGCTGGTTCCCGACAGTGGCAGCACCTGGTTCCTGCCCCGGCTGGTGGGCTACCACCGCGCGTTCGAACTGATGGCGCTGGCCGAGAAGGTCCGGTCCGACGAGGCCCTGCGCCTGGGGCTCTGCGAGCACGTGTTCCCGGATGAAACGTTCCACCAGGAAGTCCAGGCATACGCCGAGCGCCTTGCGGCCCGTCCGGCCAACGCCCTGAAACTGACCAAGCAGGCCCTGAATGCGGCCATGACCACCACCCTGGATGTGGCTCTGGACCGCGAAGCCGAGCTTCAGCAGGTGGCGGGGGATCACTGGGAGCACGAGGAGGGCGTCACGGCCTTTAAGGAGAAGCGGGCACCGGACTTCCGGCGCGAATACGAATAA
- a CDS encoding M23 family metallopeptidase, which yields MRFRTLGAGAALGASAFAFAHYAPALPDSAIARPAQQFGLPFAGPPGPDTWMLGQGYGNTTGAYRQRRRTYGNLQGVHAGLDFSAPCGTPVRSIGDGTVAEVDGPHGSPPHNVVINHAGNLSSLYGHLRVRSSLRVGQAVKRGDVIGQSGDSQETCISAPHLHLELRDRSHQRFFNPLPYIRADWDSLSLAGSFGRGYQYDLNAPRRWQTPESQPEVRRGGALLNEFARPWPPAPGGGR from the coding sequence ATGAGGTTCAGAACCCTGGGGGCGGGCGCGGCGTTGGGTGCGTCCGCCTTTGCTTTTGCACATTACGCACCTGCCCTGCCCGACAGTGCCATTGCGCGGCCTGCCCAGCAGTTTGGCCTGCCATTTGCTGGGCCCCCAGGACCAGATACGTGGATGCTGGGGCAGGGATACGGCAACACCACCGGTGCCTACCGGCAGCGGCGCAGAACCTACGGCAACCTTCAAGGAGTCCATGCCGGGCTGGACTTCAGTGCGCCGTGTGGCACACCTGTGCGTTCCATCGGGGACGGCACGGTGGCCGAGGTGGACGGCCCACACGGCAGCCCCCCGCATAACGTGGTGATCAATCATGCCGGGAACCTCAGCAGCCTGTACGGGCATCTGCGCGTGCGCTCCAGCCTGCGGGTAGGACAGGCTGTCAAACGGGGAGACGTGATCGGGCAGAGCGGCGACTCTCAGGAAACCTGTATCAGTGCCCCACACCTGCACCTGGAACTGCGTGACCGCTCGCACCAGCGCTTTTTCAACCCGCTGCCATACATCCGCGCAGACTGGGATTCTCTGTCCCTGGCGGGCAGTTTTGGGCGCGGCTACCAGTACGACCTGAACGCTCCACGCCGCTGGCAGACCCCCGAGTCCCAGCCGGAAGTGCGCCGTGGTGGAGCCCTGCTCAATGAGTTTGCCCGGCCATGGCCTCCCGCCCCGGGAGGAGGCCGATGA
- a CDS encoding prepilin-type N-terminal cleavage/methylation domain-containing protein yields the protein MKAHAGLTLVELLVALALMGIVFVLLTSWQASTLDLSTRTAALSHSLAELNDTSGYLGDRIRAAVRVRVATAGLSVNSLSCTNDHPCLALVVPDHSSGGTLARYHLHVYRLEIRSRVAPADKVADPWAEANVQVLREYRSTDPFGGSGSTPRDCVGSPAQLLASPPMIGSGAPAYPPNNLASCQALLNLNAATSLAGMQPYLVADYLTPAGNLGDAPFAYSPADRTVTLRFQYRQRVRGREMRTPDSPYTLTVQARNLP from the coding sequence GTGAAGGCACATGCAGGACTGACGCTGGTGGAACTTCTGGTGGCCCTGGCCCTGATGGGCATCGTGTTTGTACTGCTGACCAGCTGGCAGGCGTCCACCCTGGACCTTTCGACACGTACGGCAGCCCTGTCGCACAGCCTGGCTGAGCTGAACGACACCAGTGGCTATCTGGGAGACCGCATCCGCGCCGCCGTGCGGGTGCGCGTGGCCACCGCGGGGCTGAGTGTCAACAGTCTTTCCTGTACGAACGATCATCCCTGCCTGGCCCTGGTGGTCCCGGACCACAGCTCCGGCGGAACCCTGGCCCGGTACCACTTGCACGTCTACCGTCTGGAAATCCGCTCCAGGGTGGCACCGGCCGACAAGGTGGCGGACCCGTGGGCCGAGGCCAACGTTCAGGTGCTCCGGGAATACCGTTCTACCGACCCCTTCGGAGGCAGTGGCAGCACGCCACGCGACTGCGTGGGCTCTCCGGCGCAGCTGCTGGCTTCTCCTCCGATGATCGGCAGCGGGGCGCCTGCCTACCCGCCCAACAATCTGGCCAGTTGTCAGGCGCTGCTCAACCTGAACGCAGCCACCAGCCTGGCCGGCATGCAGCCGTATCTGGTCGCGGATTATCTGACGCCTGCTGGCAATCTGGGAGACGCGCCATTTGCCTACAGCCCGGCCGACCGGACCGTCACCCTGCGCTTCCAGTACCGACAGCGGGTGCGCGGGCGTGAAATGCGGACGCCAGACTCGCCCTATACCCTGACCGTACAGGCGCGCAACCTCCCGTAA
- a CDS encoding pilus assembly PilX family protein has product MLPPVQAGRPPAPHHAQQGVALVIALLFTTIVLMIVVSTTATMTLGARKGGVNERAAYQALLAAESGLNTLSVRFRAQRDALPAHLQFRGSSPAALNSWLSGQGLSTYADAPVTATTAPATGIFTLMATGSAGDARAQVLQDFHAVNQPAFNIRAEAALQSYSNVDITGGAAVQGESMLDSTGTIQVALVAQPLTVPAGNTPFEVVLQPVLSSRLLLGPDDYVGLQGRSYRVLHVDRQAGAVTLVAVAAAQAESTVPTRSEVHRADSAVTTTFTGIPGTTGAVAVSDPSQLTEGSTVLVGPLRGTVQSIDAAQRTATVAWEAGGTMATVAEGTPVRRNVRGVISGYGITGQDQVVNGSLPDDSQTRGRNPFSVSPGPDLFASVLGQTKYQMLAVSPYQGWLEPTVSAAEFTGMVAGLTFIDGAVSLNGNRELCGSGLLIVRGNLTVNGTCAAGFSGAVYVMGDFDQQGNSVIRGAVITEGADQALAGTECMPSPSRTGSGPGNACDTKVAGTGQGSAKIVYDRGALLAAGSLLSALELQAIPGTWRQQ; this is encoded by the coding sequence ATGTTGCCGCCTGTTCAGGCTGGCCGCCCCCCTGCCCCGCATCATGCGCAGCAGGGGGTTGCGCTGGTCATTGCTCTGCTGTTTACAACCATTGTGCTGATGATTGTGGTCAGCACCACTGCCACCATGACTCTGGGCGCCCGCAAGGGTGGGGTCAATGAGCGCGCCGCCTATCAGGCCCTGCTGGCAGCCGAAAGCGGGCTCAATACTCTGTCAGTCCGGTTCAGGGCTCAGCGGGACGCTCTGCCTGCTCACCTGCAGTTCCGGGGTAGTTCGCCAGCTGCGCTGAATTCCTGGCTGAGCGGGCAGGGGCTGAGCACTTATGCCGACGCGCCCGTGACTGCCACTACCGCACCAGCCACGGGCATCTTTACCCTGATGGCCACCGGCAGCGCTGGAGATGCCCGCGCACAGGTGCTGCAGGACTTTCATGCCGTCAACCAGCCGGCGTTCAACATTCGTGCCGAGGCCGCGCTGCAGTCGTATTCAAACGTGGATATCACCGGAGGTGCTGCAGTACAGGGTGAATCCATGCTGGATTCGACTGGGACGATTCAGGTGGCCCTGGTCGCCCAGCCGCTTACGGTGCCAGCCGGGAACACTCCTTTTGAGGTGGTACTGCAGCCCGTCCTGTCTTCACGGCTGCTGCTGGGGCCTGACGACTACGTGGGGCTGCAGGGCAGAAGCTACCGGGTACTGCATGTAGACAGACAGGCCGGTGCGGTCACTCTTGTGGCAGTTGCTGCGGCCCAGGCTGAAAGCACTGTGCCGACCCGATCTGAAGTTCACCGCGCGGACTCGGCCGTCACCACCACGTTTACCGGAATACCCGGCACCACCGGTGCTGTCGCAGTCTCGGACCCGTCGCAGCTGACCGAGGGCTCAACGGTGCTGGTCGGACCGCTCCGCGGAACTGTGCAGAGCATCGACGCTGCTCAACGAACAGCCACGGTTGCCTGGGAAGCAGGAGGCACCATGGCGACCGTGGCCGAAGGCACTCCGGTGCGGCGCAACGTAAGAGGCGTGATCTCCGGCTACGGGATTACCGGACAGGACCAGGTGGTGAACGGCAGCCTCCCGGACGACTCGCAGACGCGTGGCCGCAATCCGTTCAGCGTGAGCCCGGGCCCGGACCTGTTCGCCTCTGTACTGGGGCAGACCAAATACCAGATGCTGGCAGTTTCGCCCTACCAGGGCTGGCTGGAGCCCACGGTGAGTGCCGCAGAATTCACGGGAATGGTTGCAGGCCTGACCTTTATCGATGGCGCGGTCTCTCTGAACGGCAACCGCGAACTGTGCGGCAGCGGCCTGCTGATCGTGCGCGGAAACCTGACCGTCAACGGCACCTGCGCGGCAGGATTCTCCGGCGCCGTCTATGTGATGGGCGACTTCGACCAGCAGGGCAACTCGGTGATCCGCGGGGCTGTCATTACCGAAGGTGCCGATCAGGCGCTTGCCGGGACCGAGTGCATGCCGTCTCCGTCCAGGACCGGAAGCGGTCCGGGCAACGCGTGCGATACCAAGGTGGCCGGAACGGGTCAGGGCAGCGCAAAGATTGTCTACGACCGCGGCGCGCTGCTTGCTGCCGGATCGCTGCTTTCGGCACTGGAACTGCAGGCCATTCCCGGCACCTGGAGGCAGCAATGA